The Glycine soja cultivar W05 chromosome 6, ASM419377v2, whole genome shotgun sequence genome has a window encoding:
- the LOC114415907 gene encoding F-box/kelch-repeat protein At3g23880-like: MKITLPEELIQVILLRLPLRNLLHLKRVCKSWLSLISDPQFAKSHFDLAAESTHKLLVRINNDPGSDVNFVNIEDGSAEPVYSLPNPKPNQIQKHECIPRVNVVGSCRGFLLLTTASYPFLYFLIWNPSTGLQKRFKKVWLKFSYVCGIGYDSSTDDYVVVMITLPRSQTSCTTEAYCFSSRTNSWNCTMITVPSTTNYTFVQDQFKHGLFLNGALHWLACSDYNDCKIIAFDLIEKSLSDIPLPPELERSTYYLRAMGGCLCLCVKAFETALPTEMWMMNQYKVHSSWTKTFVFSSHEFLPICFTKNGDIVGQDRTAVMRLGDTGTDEGELPEHRTFKLGGGGWVDFRYSLLNYGVHRESLLSLPCDFEKLEK; the protein is encoded by the coding sequence ATGAAAATCACCCTCCCTGAAGAGTTGATTCAAGTTATTCTATTGAGGTTGCCGCTGAGAAATCTGTTGCACTTGAAACGTGTGTGTAAGTCATGGCTTTCCCTCATTTCCGATCCTCAGTTCGCTAAATCCCATTTTGACTTAGCCGCTGAATCCACCCACAAACTTCTTGTCAGGATCAACAATGATCCCGGTTCGGACGTTAATTTTGTCAACATAGAGGATGGTTCTGCGGAACCAGTCTATAGCCTTCCAAATCCAAAACCTAATCAAATTCAGAAACATGAATGCATTCCCAGGGTAAATGTTGTTGGTTCATGCAGAGGATTTCTACTCTTAACCACCGCATCCTATCCCTTCCTTTATTTCCTCATATGGAATCCATCAACCGGTCTGCAGAAACGGTTCAAAAAAGTGTGGTTGAAGTTTTCATATGTATGCGGCATTGGATATGACTCATCAACTGATGACTACGTGGTTGTGATGATAACATTGCCGAGATCCCAAACCTCATGCACTACAGAGGCCTATTGTTTCTCCTCGAGGACCAATTCATGGAACTGCACTATGATCACCGTTCCATCTACTACTAATTACACATTTGTGCAAGATCAGTTTAAACATGGATTATTCTTGAATGGGGCTCTTCATTGGTTGGCTTGCTCCGACTACAATGACTGCAAAATTATTGCATTTGATTTGATTGAAAAAAGCTTATCTGATATTCCGCTGCCACCTGAATTGGAAAGAAGCACCTATTATTTGAGGGCAATGGGAGGATGTCTGTGTCTCTGTGTTAAGGCTTTTGAGACCGCCCTGCCTACTGAAATGTGGATGATGAACCAATACAAAGTGCACTCATCTTGGACTAAGACGTTTGTTTTTTCTTCCCATGAATTTCTCCCAATATGTTTCACAAAAAATGGTGACATTGTGGGACAAGACCGTACAGCTGTAATGAGACTTGGAGACACCGGTACTGACGAAGGCGAGCTGCCTGAGCATCGCACATTTAAGCTGGGTGGTGGTGGGTGGGTAGATTTCAGATATAGTTTACTAAACTATGGCGTGCATAGAGAGAGTTTGTTATCACTTCCTTGTGACTTTGAGAAATTAGAAAAGTAA